A window of the Dermatophagoides farinae isolate YC_2012a chromosome 2, ASM2471394v1, whole genome shotgun sequence genome harbors these coding sequences:
- the LOC124490021 gene encoding uncharacterized protein LOC124490021, giving the protein MFSNFVHCNTKTTNKFSKHFFSELRKTNDSKMNFKKNKDVKRASYYVWFLGAKESKGLRGDEYVQPVLNYLIDNECDLEPSKVTLQISPKGLKIIQILTIPRKSGKLNPDQQLQLFVATTGNSDPLSSSSSSSVMKSEQVKHHIPHDSISWVYQEDDVICAILLLYNPITRCPVHIHAYRCDSIQTANNLHQQLQTLIDRPENQKKFREIEMRLAAKGLLIPPPSQSCGPLPLAPLPLPPSSNCHHPSSLFDDCSDPRGSMPYDHHHHDPLLKRSYQNNSPSASKTLNSDGRSTHTDGSDEINSEESNSSDLGYAINRSSSNRNNSEYRSDSKSFSHHQLFNRSSSSKNKSAKCSSKIIQDDGEQSNLFDSLAAELRAKLGNPKMGPLLLPPRDYESRNSENNLKSMDKKRNQHDKHSAHQLTRSESSGKSNSSGLGSDEALCNDQQTARPRSYYFDSCSPANEPRLSNHHQSSYLEHRYNREPSTDDLVSRHSDSSSSSDDDDVDVGGGGVNHHERLNSNHGSMVDCLEVDVEDFEEDVIFSTTIPSINKESRSRSKSTFDLIKQRPMMPTSQQHQKLSSPTSCNDNDFDVIRTRQRLPNQHVQQQFYREKHLFHPSSSPLTRTKEHNNNNGEQTAATNLHHFGRGRDDHHHHHHHHYQQQQQQQHATSDKLNPDFLPASYNHHNSSSSSNRKKYYSNPNLEPISSSTTAIQQQQKRPTITKEVNNKIMRQQIINEVDKSLTNTTTTSGLISSSSSVIGRREQRFINPHHQHHRNEENNHSRLAITNKSTKQPAQKFYFADAEFSSNFRDIQHENNHCASSSSYQRGRSMGRLDQLLAVNSNENDHHHHHHSDNYGPMSLNFQSYDNHRATIIADMNDRSISPYYVLQHQQAPLLSSSSSTPPLPPLLSSSKNLKKDLISKRFEAPSSGKDDNKRNINRTSQQQQQQQQQFKDHQRRMMFDQPFSRYSYIDMHDDRIEHERFAALMMANRNKR; this is encoded by the coding sequence ATGTTTTCCAACTTTGTTCATTGCAACACTAAAACaacgaataaattttcaaaacattttttttctgaattacgcaaaacaaacgattcaaaaatgaattttaagaAGAATAAAGATGTTAAACGTGCATCATATTATGTATGGTTTTTGGGAGCCAAAGAATCAAAAGGTTTACGTGGTGATGAATATGTACAACCAGTGTTGAATTATctaattgataatgaatgtgaTTTAGAGCCATCAAAAGTAACCTTACAGATTTCGCCAAAAGGATTGAAAATCATACAAATATTAACGATACCAAGAAAATCTGGTAAACTAAATCCAGATcaacaattacaattattTGTAGCAACAACCGGTAATTCGGatccattgtcatcatcatcatcatcatcggtgaTGAAAAGTGAACAAGTAAAACATCATATACCacatgattcaatttcatgGGTTTATCAAGAAGATGATGTTATCTGtgccatattattattatacaatcCAATCACTCGTTGTCCGGTTCATATACATGCTTATCGTTGTGATTCGATTCAAACGGCAAATAATCTACACCAACAATTACAAACATTAATCGATCGACCggaaaatcagaaaaaatttcgtgaAATTGAAATGCGTTTAGCGGCAAAAGGATTACtaataccaccaccatcacaatCATGTGGTCCATTGCCACTTGCACCATTACCGTTACCTCCATCATCTAATTGTCATCATCCTAGTTCATTATTCGATGATTGCTCTGATCCACGTGGATCGATGCcatacgatcatcatcatcatgatccaCTATTAAAGCGATCATATCAAAATAATTCACCTTCAGCAAgcaaaacattgaattcagATGGCCGTTCTACACATACGGACGGTTCcgatgaaataaattcagAAGAATCAAATTCTTCTGATCTAGGTTATGCTATaaatcgttcatcatcaaatagaaATAATAGTGAATATCGTAGTGATTCTAAATCAttcagtcatcatcaactttttaatcgatcatcatcatcaaaaaataaatcggCAAAATGTAGTTCTAAAATCATACaagatgatggtgaacaATCGAAtctatttgattcattggcGGCTGAACTTCGTGCCAAATTGGGTAATCCCAAAATGggtccattattattaccgcCACGTGATTATGAAAGCCGAAATTccgaaaataatttaaaatctatggataaaaaacgaaatcaGCATGATAAACATTCAGCTCATCAATTAACAAGGTCCGAATCATCGggtaaatcaaattcaagtGGTCTTGGGTCAGATGAAGCCTTAtgtaatgatcaacaaacagCCAGACCACGTtcatattattttgattcatgTTCACCGGCCAACGAACCCCGtttatcaaatcatcatcagtcatCCTATTTAGAACATCGATATAATCGTGAACCATCGACCGATGATTTAGTCAGTCGTCATAGTgatagttcatcatcatcagatgatgatgatgtcgatgttggtggtggtggtgtcaatcatcatgaaagATTAAATAGTAATCATGGTTCAATGGTTGATTGTTTAGAGGTTGATGTGGAAGATTTCGAAGAAGATGTCATATTTTCCACAACAATTCCATCCATAAATAAAGAATCAAGATCTCgttcaaaatcaacattcgatttgatcaAACAAAGACCGATGATGCCAAcatcacaacaacatcaaaaacTGTCATCACCTACATcatgtaatgataatgatttcgATGTCATTAGGACACGGCAACGATTACCAAATCAACACgtgcaacaacaattttataGAGAAAAGCATTTAtttcatccatcatcatcaccattgacAAGGACAAAAgaacataacaacaacaacggtgAACAAACGGCGGCAACTAATCTCCATCATTTTGGTCGTGGTCgtgacgatcatcatcatcatcatcatcatcattatcaacaacaacaacaacaacaacatgctACTTCGGATAAATTGAATCCTGATTTTTTGCCCGcatcatataatcatcataacagtagtagtagtagtaatagaAAGAAATATTATTCTAATCCAAATCTTGAACCAATATCGAGTTCAACAACGGCCatacaacagcaacaaaaacggccaacaataacaaaagaggtcaataataaaatcatgcGACAACAGATAATTAATGAAGTCGACAAATCTTTGACAAacacgacaacaacatcgggtttaatttcatcatcatctagtgTAATCGGTAGACGTGAACAACGATTCATtaatcctcatcatcaacatcatcgaaatGAGGAAAATAATCATTCTCGATTAGCaattacaaacaaatcaacaaaacagccagcacaaaaattttattttgctgatgcagaattttcatcaaatttcagAGATATACAACATGAGAATAATCATTGtgcatcatcgtcatcatatcAACGTGGACGATCAATGGGTCGGCTAGATCAATTATTGGCAgtaaattcgaatgaaaatgatcatcatcatcatcatcattcggaTAATTATGGACCCatgtcattgaattttcaatcatacgATAATCATCGAGCAACTATTATTGCCGATATGAATGATCGTTCAATTTCACCATATTATGTTCTACAACATCAACAGGCTccattgttatcatcatcatcatcaacaccaccattaccgccattattatcatcatcaaagaatttgaaaaaagatttaattAGTAAAAGATTTGAAGCACCATCTTCAGGcaaagatgataataaacgcAACATAAATCGaacatcacaacaacaa